TGCCAGCGATAGAATCAACCAATAGCTTTTCCCCATCTGGAATTGGAGTATTTTTGGGTGTTGTTTTGATCTTTGGAATAGACAAGCTTCTCCCACATGAGCACATCATTAAAGGCTATGAGGGCCCAAAAGAGCTGAAGGATAAGCTAAAAGTTGTCTGGTTAATCATCTTTGCAATGGTAATCCACAACCTCCCAGAAGGACTGGCCGTTGGGACCTCGATAGTTTACAACCTTGAAACCGGACTTGTTACAGCCTTAGCAATAGGAATCCAGGACTTCCCGGAGGGTATCGTCGTTGCACTGCCTCTGGCTGTGCTCCAGAAGAGAAGATTGCAACCAATACTCATTGGAGTTCTGAGCGGAGTCGCTGAAATGGTTATGGCAGTTCTCGGGGCATTGCTGTTTGTTAAACTAAGCTGGCTTCTCCCCTATGGTCTGGGCTTAGCTGGAGGAGCAATGCTGTACATAACGGTTAAAGAGATGATCCCTGAAATTTACAAAAAAGAGGAAAACGAAACCCTCATAACAGTTGGCTTCTTCTTGGGCTTTTACGTGATGCTGTTTCTGGATTCAATGCTTGGCTAATCCAAGCTTCTTTGCCAGTTCCTCAATTTCTTTTCTGTAATCATCAATGTGGTTGTCGTTCACTATCATGTAATCTGCAAGAGCTATAACGTTCCCGATGCCGAATTTAAGCTCCTTCCAGTCCCTTGCCTCGAAGTCTGCCCAGGTTTTTGGGTCATCACTCCTGCCTCTCCGCTTTAAGCGCTCAAACCTCTTTTTTGGGGAAGAATGGACTGCTATAATTATAATCTCTTGGTCTGGAAAGGCATCTTTGAACGTTTGGATTTCATCCAAAGAACGGACACCATCAATAATAACTGCCTTATGTTTCTTTAAAAGCTCTTTAACCCTCGGAACCGTCAGCTTTGCAACAGCGTTGTCTCCTAGCTCTTGCCTCAGCTGAATGCTGATTTTATTCATTCCATCTGGAGTCCTTGGAATTCCTCTCTTGTCTGCCTCTTCCCTCACAATATCCCCCATTGAAACGTGAGGAACGCCATATTTTGAGAAAATCCTTACAACTTCACCTTTACCAGAACCGGGCATGCCTACTACACAGATTATCATTGCCCATCCTCAGATAAATGGGGAGGGTTTAAAAGATTATCCGTTAGATTAATATAGTACATTAGCGAACCTACTACTACGGTGAATCTACTATGGCAATAACTAAGGTAACTCGAAACTATCAGGTTACAATTCCCGCTGAGATAAGGAAGGTACTTGGCATAAAAGAAGGTGAATTGCTCGAAGTTAAACTTGAGGGCGACAGAATAGTCCTTCAGAGGTTGAGAAAGAAAAGAAAGACCTTGAAGCTCGGGAAGGGCATGACCACAGAGGAGATAGAGAAGTCAATTGAGGAGGGTATGAGAGAATGCATGCAGTAATAGATACCAACGTTTTGATCTACGATACATTTGAAGACCTTGAGTTCCACACCAAGGCAAGAAAGCTACTTGATTCACTCGATGCATGGTATGTTCCCACGATAGTTTTGCAAGAATACGTGTGGTTCTTCAAAAACAACGGGCTTTCGGTTAAAGAGGCGAGAAGTATGTTAGACGAATACTTCAGTGATCCGAGATTCAGAAATCTAAGAGAAAACGCCAGTATCGTTAAAAGAGCTCTTATTATGCTGGAAGAGGAAAAACTTTCACTGTCAAGATTCAACGATGCCATGATACTTGTCCATGCAATTGAAAGAAGATATTCGCTGGCAACGTTTGATAGAAAGCTTAGAAAACTTGCAGAAAGGAATAGTGTTAAGATTGTCCCCGAAAAGCTATAAATTGCTATTTAACAAATGCATGCTTCAAAACTGGGTCAGCAATTTTGTAATAAACATTCCTTCCTTCCACAACCTTTTCAATGAACGAAGAATCAAGCAGAGCATTCAGCAGTCTTGCGAGTGTTGAATCTGTAATGTGCTTTTTCTCAGCTTTTTCAAGCTCCTCCTTTATTTCACTCCACGTGTTTTTTCCAGAGGCTATGCTTCTCATGACCACAATGTATCTCCTCTTGGCGAGGGGTCTTTTCTCCAAGAAGCGCTTAAATTCGGAAAATGCAAGCCTGCTCGCTTCTTCAAGCACTTCATTTACAATTTCTTTGCTTATTCCTTTCCTCCAACTTAGCAGACCGAATTTAACCAGCCAGCCAACAATCCCGTCAAGCTTGTCTACGGCAAGCTCAAGGATGTGCTCGTCAGGATAAAGGTCAAGCTGCTCAAAGCCCTTCCTCAGAAAGTCTAGGCTTCGCTCCCTACTGAACCGTGTTAGTTCAATTTCATAGAACATCCTGCCGTACAATGGAGCATTTGGATTTTCCACACCTATGAAATCATAAAGAAGGCCGATTTCACTTCCGCTTAAGATAAAGCACAAACTTCCATAATCATAGAAGTGAGCTATCAGATGAGAAAGCTCTTTACCAGCTGGTCCTCTAATTTCCTGCACCTCGTCAAAGGCAACAACAAAGCCCTCATTGTCCAAGAGTGAAAACAGCGAATAAAGAGTGTCTGGAGTTCTCCATGAAAGTGATATTTTCATGCCAAAAAGCTCAACTCCATCAATGAGTTTGAGCTTCTCTTTCATCTTCTCAAACAGTCTCCTGTTTTCTTGGAAATATCTGTTTAGAGCATGCTGAATTCTTTCATAAAGTTCTTTTCTTGAGTTTGGATTTACTCCCCTCAAATCAACTATTATAAACGGAAATTCGCTTTCATTCAAAGCAACCCTTAGTAGAGATGTCTTCCCAAGCCTTCTTATGCCTTTTATAACTATAAGCGGCTTTCTCTGTGAGAGTAAATCCAAAAGTTCATTAAGCTCCTTTTCCCTATCATACAAATCCTCCCGCCTTTCCTTAGGCCTCTCGTCAAAGTACAAAGCTACCACCCTGGTAGTACACTACCACCCAGATAGTTATAAGCCTTTCCCAAAATAGTAATCCAAAGTTCCTTTCTTTGGCTTGGATTTCTCCTTAGGCTTATCCTCTGGCTTGTCAGAATCTTTGATATTTTTCAACAATGGAAGCTCAACCCCAAAATGCTTGTAAATTCTCTCCAAAACTTTAACACCAATACCTTCAACGGCTAAAAGCTCACTCGGCTTAGCCTTTACAATGTCATTAACGGTTTTAAAGCCCGCATTGTACAAGGCTCTTGCCCTCTTCCTCCCAATCATTGGAAGCTCCACCAGTTCTAACAGCTCCTCTCTAACGCCATGTTTAAGCCTCAGGTGAAGCCTCCTGAGGTATCTGATTGTCTCGCCCCTTGCATTGAGAACCTTCGCAAGCTCAATTAGAGAGTACATTAACCAATCTGCAAGCTCAATAATCCTATACAAGTCTCCGGTATCAATTCCATAAGCCTCAATCAGCTTTGCTTCACTTACTTCATTGATCCAATCCAAGAGCAGCTTCGCCGTCTTGATTTCACTCAAAAACTTCTGAAACTCATAGTCCTCCCAGTAAGGAATTGAACGGTACAAGTAATCTTCCATCTCATAAGCATAATCGAGATAACTTTCCTGCTCCTTCCTCTTTATGCTGAGCGTTCCCATGTCTGGAGTTGATGCCAAAAGCTGGAAGATGCCAAGAGGATTTGGATTTTCCTCTATCTGGGGCAAGGCATCTTTGAATTTTTTAGCTGTGAGGGGATCAAGATAGAGCTGGGAAGTCCTTATACCAAAGGGCAACGCTATAAAGCGGTCATTTAGGTCAATATCTATGAACTCGTTCTCAAGGAGGAAGTAAACTATGCTCTTCGCTTTGCCTTCAAGAATCTCTAAGTCTTTTCTCTGATGATAATAGAAGGTCTTCTCCAAAAACCTTATCAACTCGCGGAAGCTTTCAACTCCAAAGTTTGTAATCAAAGCTAAAACTTGGCTTCTAAATGCAGCATCGTTGGAGAGCATGGAGAACAGCTTTTCAGGCTTTCCAAATATGTATTTCCCCATGAGTTCTTCCGGCTTTTCTGTTTTTGCAACGATAATAGCCTCACCTTCTTTATCGTATTTTGGCCTTCCAGCCCTTCCCATCATCTGCTGGATTTCAAGAACGGGGATATCAGACCAGCCGAAAGTTGAGTACCTCTTCGTATCGCGGATTATAATTCTAAAGGAGGGGAGATTTACACCCATAGCTAATGTCGGCGTCGCAGTTAAGACTTTTATCAGTCCTTCCCTAAATGCATCCTCAATCAAAGTTCTCTCCGCTCTTCCTAATCCAGCATGATGAAAGGCAGCACCGTTAACTAAAACCTCCTTAAGTTTATCATTGGTTGGATTGCTCTCCAATGACTCAGCCAGCTCTTTTAATCTCCTTGCTTCGGGCTTTGTTAAAAGTCGCCTGACTTTCTTGCCAAGCATTGCCGCTTCTTTTTCCGCTGATCTTCTCGTGTTCACAAAAACCAGAGCTTGTTTGCCCTTTTTGACAGCATCAATTACGAGAGAGTCCCACTGAGGTGGAAACTTATCAACTTTGCCATCTTCCCAAATCAGCTGACCGTGAGCAAAGACACCCTTCCTAAGTTTCACAGGGCGCCACTCGCTAACCACAAGCTTTGCGTTCAGCCATTCAGCCAGCTCCTCGGCATTTCCAACGGTTGCGCTCAATCCCAAAATCTGGGCTTTACCAAGCATATGCGATAATATCATCTCCAAAGTGGCACCCCTATCATAAGAACCCAAAAGATGAATTTCATCTGCAACAATAAGCTTTACATCCCTAATCCATCTCGATTTATGCCTCAAAAGGGAGTCAAACTTCTCTGACGTTGCTATGATCATGTCATATTTGCCCAGCCATTCTTCACTGCTGTCATAATCTCCAGTCGTTACAGCAACCCTAACCCCCAAATCTTCCCATGTTTTAAACTCCCTGTATTTTTCTTCAGCCAGAGCCTTAAGAGGGACTAAATAAACCGCCTTCCCTCCTTCAGTAAAGAGCTTGTGGAGCATCACAATTTCAGCAACGAGGGTTTTTCCGCTCGCTGTTGGAATTGCCAAAAGCAAATTCTCTCC
Above is a genomic segment from Thermococcus sp. SY098 containing:
- a CDS encoding ZIP family metal transporter — its product is MLENFIQNMAGYILSASNGNIIIIAFYAGLFVALMTSLGSLVAIFAKSLPEWSVEFSLSFAAGVMIVASFTSLILPAIESTNSFSPSGIGVFLGVVLIFGIDKLLPHEHIIKGYEGPKELKDKLKVVWLIIFAMVIHNLPEGLAVGTSIVYNLETGLVTALAIGIQDFPEGIVVALPLAVLQKRRLQPILIGVLSGVAEMVMAVLGALLFVKLSWLLPYGLGLAGGAMLYITVKEMIPEIYKKEENETLITVGFFLGFYVMLFLDSMLG
- a CDS encoding dephospho-CoA kinase; the protein is MIICVVGMPGSGKGEVVRIFSKYGVPHVSMGDIVREEADKRGIPRTPDGMNKISIQLRQELGDNAVAKLTVPRVKELLKKHKAVIIDGVRSLDEIQTFKDAFPDQEIIIIAVHSSPKKRFERLKRRGRSDDPKTWADFEARDWKELKFGIGNVIALADYMIVNDNHIDDYRKEIEELAKKLGLAKH
- a CDS encoding AbrB/MazE/SpoVT family DNA-binding domain-containing protein; its protein translation is MAITKVTRNYQVTIPAEIRKVLGIKEGELLEVKLEGDRIVLQRLRKKRKTLKLGKGMTTEEIEKSIEEGMRECMQ
- a CDS encoding PIN domain-containing protein, which translates into the protein MHAVIDTNVLIYDTFEDLEFHTKARKLLDSLDAWYVPTIVLQEYVWFFKNNGLSVKEARSMLDEYFSDPRFRNLRENASIVKRALIMLEEEKLSLSRFNDAMILVHAIERRYSLATFDRKLRKLAERNSVKIVPEKL
- a CDS encoding ATP-binding protein codes for the protein MVALYFDERPKERREDLYDREKELNELLDLLSQRKPLIVIKGIRRLGKTSLLRVALNESEFPFIIVDLRGVNPNSRKELYERIQHALNRYFQENRRLFEKMKEKLKLIDGVELFGMKISLSWRTPDTLYSLFSLLDNEGFVVAFDEVQEIRGPAGKELSHLIAHFYDYGSLCFILSGSEIGLLYDFIGVENPNAPLYGRMFYEIELTRFSRERSLDFLRKGFEQLDLYPDEHILELAVDKLDGIVGWLVKFGLLSWRKGISKEIVNEVLEEASRLAFSEFKRFLEKRPLAKRRYIVVMRSIASGKNTWSEIKEELEKAEKKHITDSTLARLLNALLDSSFIEKVVEGRNVYYKIADPVLKHAFVK
- a CDS encoding ATP-dependent DNA helicase, with amino-acid sequence MQVDELSKFGVDERIIGKIKERGISEFYPPQAEALKSGVLNGENLLLAIPTASGKTLVAEIVMLHKLFTEGGKAVYLVPLKALAEEKYREFKTWEDLGVRVAVTTGDYDSSEEWLGKYDMIIATSEKFDSLLRHKSRWIRDVKLIVADEIHLLGSYDRGATLEMILSHMLGKAQILGLSATVGNAEELAEWLNAKLVVSEWRPVKLRKGVFAHGQLIWEDGKVDKFPPQWDSLVIDAVKKGKQALVFVNTRRSAEKEAAMLGKKVRRLLTKPEARRLKELAESLESNPTNDKLKEVLVNGAAFHHAGLGRAERTLIEDAFREGLIKVLTATPTLAMGVNLPSFRIIIRDTKRYSTFGWSDIPVLEIQQMMGRAGRPKYDKEGEAIIVAKTEKPEELMGKYIFGKPEKLFSMLSNDAAFRSQVLALITNFGVESFRELIRFLEKTFYYHQRKDLEILEGKAKSIVYFLLENEFIDIDLNDRFIALPFGIRTSQLYLDPLTAKKFKDALPQIEENPNPLGIFQLLASTPDMGTLSIKRKEQESYLDYAYEMEDYLYRSIPYWEDYEFQKFLSEIKTAKLLLDWINEVSEAKLIEAYGIDTGDLYRIIELADWLMYSLIELAKVLNARGETIRYLRRLHLRLKHGVREELLELVELPMIGRKRARALYNAGFKTVNDIVKAKPSELLAVEGIGVKVLERIYKHFGVELPLLKNIKDSDKPEDKPKEKSKPKKGTLDYYFGKGL